From Nerophis lumbriciformis linkage group LG39, RoL_Nlum_v2.1, whole genome shotgun sequence, one genomic window encodes:
- the coa3a gene encoding cytochrome c oxidase assembly factor 3 homolog, mitochondrial: MTSLTGTMLWKSAKANPRLGNANMADKTPKQSDAPYAERIDPAKAKLSNDQMHFIRQVELEQWKKKTHKLKARNVLTGVAIGALVAGIYGYTFYSVSQERVMDDLDEEAKRARAPKTSAN; this comes from the exons atgacgtcactCACCGGGACGATGCTTTGGAAGTCTGCGAAAGCAAACCCCCGCTTAGGCAACGCAAACATGGCGGACAAGACGCCGAAGCAGTCCGACGCTCCGTACGCGGAGAGGATAGACCCCGCCAAGGCCAAGCTGTCCAACGACCAGATGCACTTCATCAGGCAGGTGGAGCTGGAACAGTGGAAGAAGAAGACACATAAGTTGAAGGCGCGGAACGTGCTGACGGGGGTCGCCATCGGAGCCCTGGTGGCGGGAATAT ACGGCTACACCTTTTACTCCGTCTCCCAGGAGCGCGTCATGGACGATCTGGACGAGGAGGCCAAGCGTGCCAGAGCGCCAAAGACAAGCGCCAACTGA